In Erigeron canadensis isolate Cc75 chromosome 8, C_canadensis_v1, whole genome shotgun sequence, the DNA window AAAATGCCaaatattttgtatttgtatgcTCCGAAAATTGTAATGAACTACATAATATGATTCTTTTTagtacaaatatataactttacTTTCGATACATCAAATTAAGTGATGTTACTATTTATTTACATTcagatataatattattatataaaaaacatatgcacaaaatcaaattataacAGATTCCAATTTCCAGTCAGCCACCAAATCCACAAAATACTACCAGTAGACTTTTGATAGTTTCCACCTGAACCCATATAACCTTAACAAACCCTCTAAAAGTCTAAACCCACCCACCCCACAAAACAACTCTATATAACATGAAGCTTGCCATGCACAACCTTTAATACCAAGAACTACAaaagcattatatatatatataaaaaagacgATCAATGGCTCGACCACTTCCAGTGCATCAACTGACGGGGGTATCACACTTCAGCTTAGCCATTGGCTCAGTTTTCTTTTGTGCTTTGACTTTGTTCATGTGTGCTGGTCATTCACGGAAATGGGTTCACCGTTTGAAAGCTTGCTATAGTTATGATTTTGAAGAGCCTGTTATAGAAATAAACAACGGAAGGATGACTCACGTGTTTCAGAGTGAcgacgaagaagatgaagaagaatcCGTTTGGCAAAAGAATATACTCATGGGTGGCAAGTGTCAACTACCAGATTTCTCAGGGGTCATAATTTACG includes these proteins:
- the LOC122610544 gene encoding uncharacterized protein LOC122610544, which gives rise to MARPLPVHQLTGVSHFSLAIGSVFFCALTLFMCAGHSRKWVHRLKACYSYDFEEPVIEINNGRMTHVFQSDDEEDEEESVWQKNILMGGKCQLPDFSGVIIYDSEGNIAPQKPRLLALTWK